One genomic window of Polaromonas sp. SP1 includes the following:
- a CDS encoding SDR family oxidoreductase — protein MEQRQSSTYKAPALKGCIAVVTGGSRGAGRGIAMELGAAGATVYVTGRSTRGHPAPGYDSLLALSKLPAVPGTIDDTADEVTRLGGKGIAAQCDHTDESDVAALFARVQKEQGRLDLLVNNAWGGHESFDGVFDAPFWEHPLKHWDTMFDRGVRNHLLSSRLAVPLMLGQGKGLFVTTTFWDRGHYLKGNLFYDLAKASMTRLAFGMAEELRPHGIASLAVSPGWMRTEFVLAGHQTDEAHWHERPALTRTESPRYLGRAVAALAADLQVMAKSGGVHLVAHLAREYGFTDIDGRQPAAFEV, from the coding sequence ATGGAACAACGTCAAAGCAGCACCTACAAAGCGCCCGCGCTCAAAGGGTGTATCGCGGTGGTCACCGGCGGCAGCCGCGGCGCCGGCCGGGGCATTGCGATGGAACTGGGCGCCGCGGGCGCCACGGTGTATGTCACCGGGCGCAGCACACGCGGGCACCCCGCCCCGGGCTATGACAGCCTGCTCGCCCTGTCGAAGCTGCCCGCCGTCCCGGGCACGATCGACGACACCGCCGATGAGGTGACGCGCCTGGGCGGCAAAGGCATTGCGGCGCAGTGCGACCACACCGATGAAAGCGACGTGGCTGCGCTTTTCGCTCGGGTGCAAAAAGAGCAGGGCCGGCTCGACCTGCTGGTCAACAACGCCTGGGGCGGCCATGAAAGTTTTGACGGCGTTTTCGACGCCCCTTTCTGGGAGCACCCGCTGAAACACTGGGACACCATGTTCGACCGCGGCGTGCGCAACCACCTGCTCTCAAGCCGCCTGGCGGTGCCGCTCATGCTCGGCCAGGGCAAGGGCCTCTTCGTCACCACCACCTTCTGGGACCGTGGCCACTACCTCAAGGGCAACCTGTTCTACGACCTGGCCAAGGCATCGATGACGCGCCTGGCATTCGGCATGGCCGAGGAGTTGCGCCCGCACGGCATCGCGTCGCTGGCCGTGTCGCCGGGATGGATGCGCACCGAGTTCGTGCTGGCCGGCCACCAGACCGACGAAGCGCACTGGCATGAGCGGCCTGCCCTGACCCGCACCGAATCGCCGCGCTACCTGGGGCGCGCCGTGGCGGCGCTGGCGGCTGATCTGCAAGTGATGGCCAAGAGCGGAGGTGTTCACCTAGTGGCCCATCTGGCCCGCGAATACGGCTTCACAGACATCGACGGCCGCCAGCCAGCAGCCTTCGAGGTGTAG
- a CDS encoding hydantoinase B/oxoprolinase family protein — MTQKLWQFWIDRGGTFTDIVAKKPDGSLVTHKLLSENPEQYRDAAVAGIRHLLGLKPGEPIRADVVDCVKMGTTVATNALLERKGEPTLLVTTRGFRDALRIAYQNRPRLFDRNIVLPELLYSAVVEAQERVGAQGEVLQALDEALLKKELLAKYQQGLRSLAIVFMHGYRFTAHEKAARRIAAEVGFTQISTSHETSPMMKFVSRGDTTVVDAYLSPILRRYVEQVASEMPGVRLFFMQSSGGLTDAHVFQGKDAILSGPAGGIVGMARTAAIAGHTKVIGFDMGGTSTDVSHYAGEFEREFETQVAGVRMRAPMMSIHTVAAGGGSILKFDGERFRVGPQSAGANPGPASYRRGGRLAVTDANVMVGKVQPRYFPKVFGPNADEPLSYEAVQTQFNELAGQTGRSAEVVAEGFINIAVQQMANAIKKISVARGYDVTRYTLQCFGGAGGQHACLVADALGMTKVFVHPLAGVLSAYGMGLADQNVIREQAVELKLSDAALPEIAGKLKDLAGQAEAELQRQQVSTGNITTHQRVHVRYEGSDAALIVPFGTLDQIEAGFEAAYRQRFAFLMQGKGLVVEAVSVEAVVAGDAPAEPRHATHEPREVPRRETVRMYSGGQWHDAALVVREDLRPGDIISGPAIIAEKNATTVVEPGWEAALTALDHLVLDRRAERAIKFAAGTTVDPVLLEVFNNLFMNIAEQMGLQLQNTAYSVNIKERLDFSCALFDTEGNLIANAPHMPVHLGSMGESIKTVIRENAGKMQPGDVYVLNDPYHGGTHLPDITVITPVYLGTSTQPTFYVGSRGHHADIGGITPGSMPPFSTLIEEEGVQINNVKLVERGVLREAEMIALLKSGKYPSRNPQQNMADLKAQIAANEKGVQELRKMVEQFSLDVVLAYMRHVQDNAEESVRRVITRLKDSEFTLPLDNGAQIKVAIRVDAKNRSAEIDFTGTSPQQTNNFNAPTAVCMAAVLYVFRTLVDDDIPLNAGCLKPLKVIIPPGSMLNPNPPASVVAGNVETSTCITNTLYGALGVMAASQCTMNNFTFGNARHQYYETISGGSGAGGKLDEAGKLVSGFDGTSVVQTHMTNSRLTDPEVLEFRFPVRLESYEIREGSGGAGRWRGGNGGVRRVRFLEAMTASILSNGRKHGAFGMAGGEAGQVGRNLVVRAQGQVEALDHIGQADMQPGDVFEIHTPGGGGFGKL; from the coding sequence ATGACCCAAAAACTCTGGCAATTCTGGATAGACCGCGGCGGCACATTCACTGACATCGTGGCGAAAAAACCCGACGGCTCGCTCGTCACGCACAAGCTGCTGTCGGAAAACCCCGAGCAATACCGCGATGCCGCCGTGGCCGGCATACGCCACCTGCTGGGCTTGAAGCCCGGCGAGCCAATCCGCGCCGATGTGGTCGACTGCGTGAAGATGGGCACCACGGTGGCCACCAACGCCCTGCTGGAGCGCAAGGGCGAGCCGACGCTGCTGGTGACCACGCGCGGCTTTCGCGATGCGCTGCGCATCGCCTACCAGAACCGGCCGCGGCTGTTTGACCGCAACATCGTGTTGCCCGAGCTGCTGTACAGCGCGGTGGTTGAAGCCCAAGAGCGTGTGGGCGCGCAGGGCGAGGTGCTCCAGGCGCTGGACGAGGCGCTATTAAAAAAGGAGCTGCTTGCCAAATACCAGCAAGGGCTGCGAAGCCTTGCGATTGTTTTTATGCACGGCTACCGGTTTACGGCGCATGAAAAGGCCGCCCGGCGCATTGCGGCCGAAGTGGGTTTCACGCAGATCAGCACCTCGCACGAAACCAGCCCGATGATGAAGTTTGTGAGCCGCGGCGACACCACCGTGGTGGACGCCTATCTCTCGCCCATCCTGCGCCGCTATGTGGAGCAGGTGGCCAGCGAGATGCCGGGCGTGCGGCTCTTCTTCATGCAGTCCTCGGGCGGGCTGACGGATGCGCATGTGTTCCAGGGCAAGGACGCGATCCTCAGCGGCCCGGCCGGCGGCATCGTCGGCATGGCCCGCACGGCGGCGATTGCCGGCCACACCAAGGTCATCGGTTTTGACATGGGCGGCACGTCGACCGATGTCTCGCATTACGCCGGCGAGTTTGAGCGCGAATTTGAAACCCAGGTGGCCGGCGTGCGCATGCGCGCGCCCATGATGAGCATCCACACCGTGGCGGCGGGCGGCGGCTCCATCCTGAAGTTTGACGGTGAGCGTTTTCGCGTCGGCCCGCAAAGCGCCGGCGCCAACCCCGGCCCGGCCAGCTACCGGCGCGGCGGGCGCCTGGCGGTGACGGATGCCAACGTGATGGTCGGCAAGGTGCAGCCGCGCTACTTCCCGAAAGTTTTCGGCCCCAACGCCGACGAGCCGCTGAGTTACGAGGCCGTCCAGACCCAGTTCAACGAGCTGGCCGGCCAGACCGGCCGGAGCGCCGAGGTGGTGGCGGAGGGTTTTATCAACATCGCAGTGCAGCAGATGGCCAACGCCATCAAGAAAATCTCCGTCGCCCGCGGTTACGACGTGACGCGCTACACGCTGCAATGCTTTGGCGGCGCGGGCGGGCAGCACGCCTGCCTGGTCGCCGATGCGCTGGGCATGACCAAGGTGTTTGTGCACCCGCTGGCCGGTGTGCTGAGCGCCTATGGCATGGGCCTGGCCGACCAGAATGTGATTCGCGAGCAGGCGGTGGAGCTCAAACTTTCTGATGCGGCATTGCCCGAGATTGCGGGCAAGCTGAAGGACCTCGCGGGTCAGGCCGAGGCCGAGCTGCAGCGCCAGCAGGTCAGCACCGGCAACATCACCACACACCAGCGTGTGCATGTGCGTTATGAGGGCAGCGACGCCGCGCTGATTGTTCCCTTCGGCACGCTGGACCAGATTGAGGCCGGCTTTGAGGCCGCTTATCGCCAGCGCTTTGCCTTCCTGATGCAGGGCAAGGGCCTGGTGGTGGAGGCGGTGTCGGTCGAGGCCGTGGTGGCGGGTGATGCGCCCGCCGAGCCGCGCCACGCCACGCATGAGCCGCGCGAAGTGCCGCGCCGCGAAACCGTGCGCATGTATTCGGGCGGCCAGTGGCACGACGCGGCCCTGGTGGTGCGTGAAGATTTGCGGCCCGGCGACATCATTTCGGGCCCGGCCATCATTGCCGAGAAAAACGCGACAACGGTCGTTGAACCCGGCTGGGAAGCGGCGTTGACGGCACTGGACCACCTGGTGCTGGACCGCCGCGCCGAGCGCGCCATCAAGTTTGCGGCCGGCACCACGGTCGACCCGGTGCTGCTGGAGGTGTTCAACAACCTCTTCATGAACATCGCCGAGCAGATGGGCCTGCAGCTGCAGAACACCGCTTATTCGGTCAACATCAAAGAGCGCCTGGACTTCAGCTGCGCGCTCTTTGACACCGAAGGCAACCTGATTGCGAATGCGCCGCACATGCCGGTGCATTTGGGCTCCATGGGCGAGAGCATCAAGACGGTGATCCGCGAGAACGCGGGCAAGATGCAGCCGGGCGATGTGTATGTGCTGAATGACCCGTACCACGGCGGTACACACTTGCCCGATATCACGGTGATCACGCCGGTGTACCTGGGCACATCCACGCAGCCGACGTTTTATGTGGGCTCGCGCGGACACCACGCCGACATCGGCGGCATCACGCCGGGCTCCATGCCGCCGTTCTCGACGCTGATCGAGGAAGAGGGCGTGCAGATCAACAACGTCAAGCTGGTGGAGCGCGGTGTGCTGCGTGAGGCCGAGATGATTGCGCTGCTGAAAAGTGGCAAGTACCCGAGCCGCAATCCGCAGCAGAACATGGCTGACTTGAAGGCGCAGATTGCCGCCAACGAAAAAGGCGTGCAGGAGCTGCGCAAGATGGTCGAGCAGTTCAGCCTGGACGTGGTGCTGGCCTATATGCGCCATGTGCAGGACAACGCCGAGGAATCCGTGCGCCGCGTGATCACGCGCCTGAAAGACAGCGAGTTCACGCTGCCGCTGGACAACGGCGCGCAGATCAAGGTGGCGATCCGCGTTGATGCGAAAAACCGCAGCGCCGAGATTGATTTCACCGGCACCTCGCCGCAGCAAACCAACAACTTCAACGCACCGACGGCGGTGTGCATGGCGGCGGTGCTGTATGTCTTCCGCACGCTGGTGGACGACGACATTCCGCTGAACGCCGGTTGCCTGAAGCCGCTCAAGGTCATCATCCCGCCGGGCTCCATGCTCAACCCGAATCCGCCGGCGTCGGTGGTGGCCGGCAATGTGGAGACCTCGACCTGCATCACCAACACGCTGTATGGCGCGTTGGGCGTGATGGCGGCCAGCCAGTGCACCATGAACAACTTCACTTTTGGCAATGCGCGCCACCAGTATTACGAAACCATCTCGGGCGGTTCGGGCGCCGGCGGCAAGCTCGATGAGGCTGGCAAGCTGGTGTCGGGCTTTGACGGCACCTCGGTGGTGCAGACGCACATGACCAACTCGCGCCTGACCGATCCCGAAGTGCTGGAGTTCCGCTTCCCGGTGCGGCTGGAAAGTTATGAGATCCGTGAAGGCTCGGGCGGCGCGGGGCGCTGGCGCGGCGGCAATGGGGGTGTACGGCGTGTGCGGTTTCTTGAAGCCATGACGGCGAGCATTTTGTCCAATGGCCGCAAGCATGGCGCCTTTGGCATGGCGGGCGGTGAGGCCGGGCAGGTGGGGCGCAACCTGGTTGTGCGGGCGCAGGGGCAAGTCGAGGCACTGGATCACATCGGCCAAGCGGATATGCAGCCTGGCGATGTGTTTGAGATTCACACCCCAGGTGGCGGCGGTTTCGGAAAACTGTAG
- a CDS encoding winged helix DNA-binding protein, translating to MSEFEFGLIVAGNAFHRWIAHCMSAAGLKDLTPLDVLVLHHVTHRARDKRLADICFIMNVEDTHLINYSLKKLQNMGVVGSSKNGKEVTYASTESGRAYVQRYREIRESCLIDAMNADEGLNRDIGELARLLRVLSGMYDQAARAAASL from the coding sequence ATGAGCGAGTTCGAATTTGGTTTGATCGTGGCCGGCAACGCCTTTCACCGCTGGATTGCGCACTGCATGAGTGCGGCAGGCCTGAAGGATTTGACGCCGCTGGACGTGCTGGTGCTGCACCACGTCACGCACCGCGCGCGCGACAAGCGCCTGGCCGACATCTGCTTCATCATGAATGTGGAAGACACCCACCTGATCAACTACTCGCTCAAGAAGCTGCAGAACATGGGCGTTGTCGGTTCCAGCAAAAACGGCAAGGAAGTCACTTACGCCTCGACCGAATCGGGCCGGGCCTATGTGCAGCGCTACCGTGAAATCCGTGAGTCCTGCCTCATCGACGCGATGAACGCCGATGAGGGCCTGAACCGGGATATCGGTGAACTGGCACGCCTGCTGCGCGTGCTCTCCGGCATGTACGACCAGGCCGCGCGCGCCGCGGCCTCACTCTAA
- a CDS encoding TRAP transporter substrate-binding protein, translating into MKLRPFALAALAASTLLAAGASLAQTKWDLPTAYPATNFHTENITQFAKDVDTATGGKLKISVHANASLFKAPEIKRAVQSSQAQAGEILLANYANENPLYALDGVPFVAASYPEARRLYEASKPAMEKLLAAQGIKLLFSVPWAPQGIFTKREINSVGDLRGIKWRAYSPATAKIAELIGAQPVQIQQAELSAAMATGVIESYMSSGSTGYDTKTYEHIKNFYDTQAWIPKNAVLVNLKAFNALEPATQAALLKTAAEAETRGWKVAEEKNAEYKRLLAERGMKIHKPSAKLDADMRQVGAIMQADWLKAAGADGAAILDAYKAKK; encoded by the coding sequence ATGAAGCTTCGTCCTTTCGCCCTCGCCGCCCTTGCCGCCTCCACCCTGCTGGCGGCCGGCGCCTCCCTGGCCCAGACCAAATGGGACCTGCCGACGGCCTACCCCGCCACCAACTTCCACACGGAAAACATCACCCAGTTCGCCAAAGACGTGGACACGGCCACCGGCGGCAAGCTCAAGATTTCGGTGCATGCCAACGCGTCGCTGTTCAAGGCGCCCGAAATCAAGCGCGCGGTGCAAAGCAGCCAGGCGCAGGCCGGTGAAATTTTGCTGGCCAACTACGCCAACGAAAACCCCCTCTACGCGCTGGATGGCGTGCCCTTTGTCGCCGCCAGCTACCCCGAAGCACGCCGCCTGTATGAAGCCTCCAAGCCTGCGATGGAAAAACTGCTGGCCGCCCAAGGCATCAAGCTGCTGTTCTCGGTGCCGTGGGCGCCGCAAGGCATCTTCACCAAACGCGAAATCAATTCCGTCGGCGACCTGCGCGGCATCAAATGGCGCGCCTACAGCCCCGCCACCGCCAAGATTGCAGAGCTGATCGGCGCGCAGCCGGTGCAGATCCAGCAGGCCGAGCTGAGCGCGGCCATGGCCACCGGCGTGATCGAAAGTTACATGAGCTCGGGCTCCACCGGTTATGACACCAAGACCTACGAGCACATCAAGAACTTCTACGACACCCAGGCCTGGATCCCCAAGAACGCGGTGCTCGTCAATCTGAAGGCTTTCAACGCGCTGGAGCCGGCCACGCAGGCCGCGCTGCTGAAGACCGCTGCCGAAGCGGAAACCCGCGGCTGGAAGGTTGCCGAAGAGAAAAACGCCGAATACAAGCGCCTGCTGGCCGAGCGCGGCATGAAGATCCACAAGCCTTCGGCCAAGCTGGACGCCGACATGCGCCAGGTGGGTGCGATCATGCAGGCCGACTGGCTCAAGGCAGCCGGCGCTGATGGCGCCGCCATCCTGGACGCCTACAAGGCCAAGAAGTAA
- a CDS encoding TRAP transporter small permease yields MRRVLERVLDAAGALGAFCVFLIFVLMIVAGVGRQLNLAVSGVNDVVSWLCAAAAFFAMAHAFRHGDFVRVTLLLDSVSPRVRRILDVTCLLIAAVSVGYLTYSATAFTYESWEFNEMATGLVVIPIWIPQSTFVIGCWLLLAAMVDELVTVLQGGKPSYQRSIEERHAKGDFSSDI; encoded by the coding sequence ATGCGCCGCGTTCTGGAACGTGTCCTTGACGCGGCGGGCGCCCTCGGCGCCTTCTGCGTCTTCCTGATCTTCGTGCTGATGATCGTCGCCGGCGTCGGCCGGCAGTTGAACCTGGCGGTCAGCGGCGTCAACGACGTGGTGTCGTGGCTGTGCGCCGCCGCCGCATTCTTTGCGATGGCGCATGCCTTCCGTCACGGCGACTTCGTGCGCGTCACGCTGCTGCTCGACTCGGTCTCGCCGCGCGTGCGCCGCATCCTCGACGTCACCTGCCTGCTGATTGCGGCGGTGTCGGTGGGCTACCTCACCTACTCGGCCACCGCCTTCACCTATGAAAGCTGGGAGTTCAACGAAATGGCCACCGGCCTGGTCGTGATCCCGATCTGGATTCCGCAATCCACGTTTGTGATTGGCTGCTGGTTGTTGCTGGCCGCCATGGTCGACGAGCTTGTTACCGTGCTGCAGGGTGGCAAGCCCAGTTACCAGCGCTCCATCGAAGAACGCCACGCAAAAGGCGACTTCTCTTCAGATATATGA
- a CDS encoding TRAP transporter large permease, which translates to MDILLMGGMLLIIMLVLLAGGVWIAMTLAIVGWVGQAFFTNTLPGKNLFSAFWESNASWELAALPLFIWMGEILFRTKLSEEMFDGLRPWLNRVPGRLMHTTIIGCGVFGSVSGSSAATCATIAKVALPELKRRGYNEKLAIGSLASAGTLGILIPPSITMVVYAVAADASIIRIFLAGFLPGFLLMLLFSGYIGWWSLRNPDQVPPADPPTTFMEKIRLSGNLIPCGLLIVFIVWVLVAGWATATECAAFGVLGSLAIAAWGRCLTWKNFTEGLMGATRTSCMIMFILAGAAFLTKTMAFTGIPRELAEWVDAMHLSPYALIGALVLVYLVLGTALDGISMIVLTSAVVLPMIQKAGFDLIWFGIFIVLLVEIAEVTPPVGFNLFVLQNMTGKDSNVIARAAIPFFICMVICIALITLFPQIVTILPDLVMGTQK; encoded by the coding sequence ATGGATATCCTCCTCATGGGCGGCATGCTGCTCATCATCATGCTGGTGCTGCTGGCCGGCGGCGTCTGGATTGCGATGACGCTGGCCATCGTCGGCTGGGTCGGGCAGGCGTTTTTTACCAACACGCTGCCGGGCAAAAATTTGTTCTCCGCGTTCTGGGAATCAAATGCATCGTGGGAGCTGGCCGCGCTGCCGCTGTTTATCTGGATGGGCGAAATCCTGTTTCGCACCAAGCTCAGCGAAGAAATGTTCGACGGCCTGCGCCCCTGGCTGAACCGCGTGCCGGGCCGGCTGATGCACACCACCATCATCGGCTGCGGGGTGTTCGGCTCGGTGTCGGGCTCGTCCGCCGCGACCTGCGCGACGATTGCCAAAGTCGCGCTGCCCGAGCTCAAACGCCGCGGCTACAACGAAAAACTCGCCATCGGCTCGCTGGCCTCGGCCGGCACGCTGGGCATTTTGATTCCGCCGTCCATCACCATGGTGGTGTATGCCGTGGCGGCCGACGCGTCCATCATCCGCATCTTCCTGGCCGGTTTCCTGCCTGGCTTTTTGCTGATGCTGCTGTTCTCGGGCTACATCGGCTGGTGGAGCCTGCGCAACCCCGACCAAGTGCCGCCGGCCGACCCGCCGACCACCTTCATGGAAAAGATCCGGCTGTCAGGCAACCTGATTCCCTGCGGCCTGCTGATCGTGTTCATCGTCTGGGTGCTGGTGGCCGGCTGGGCCACCGCGACTGAATGCGCGGCCTTCGGCGTGCTGGGCTCACTGGCCATCGCCGCCTGGGGGCGGTGCCTGACGTGGAAGAACTTCACCGAAGGCCTGATGGGCGCCACGCGCACCAGTTGCATGATCATGTTCATCCTGGCGGGCGCCGCCTTCCTGACCAAGACCATGGCTTTCACCGGCATCCCGCGCGAGCTGGCCGAGTGGGTCGACGCCATGCACCTCTCGCCCTACGCGCTGATAGGCGCGCTGGTGCTGGTCTACCTGGTGCTGGGCACCGCGCTCGACGGCATTTCGATGATTGTGCTGACCAGTGCGGTGGTGCTGCCCATGATCCAGAAAGCCGGGTTCGATTTGATCTGGTTCGGCATTTTTATCGTGCTGCTGGTCGAGATCGCCGAAGTCACACCGCCCGTCGGCTTTAACCTCTTTGTGCTTCAGAACATGACCGGCAAAGACAGCAACGTGATCGCACGCGCCGCCATTCCTTTCTTTATCTGCATGGTGATCTGCATCGCGCTGATCACGCTGTTCCCGCAGATCGTGACCATCCTGCCCGACCTGGTCATGGGCACGCAAAAATAG
- the crcB gene encoding fluoride efflux transporter CrcB, with product MLPVIAISIGASLGALARWGLGLWLTPGGLIPWGTLAANLVGGFLIGVCIAAFEAMPNLDPVWRLALVTGFLGGLTTFSSFSAEVVIFLMDERYGLAALTALVHVTGSLLMTVTGLKITMILIANYAR from the coding sequence ATGCTGCCTGTCATTGCGATTTCCATAGGCGCCTCGCTGGGCGCGCTGGCCCGCTGGGGCCTCGGCCTCTGGCTCACGCCGGGCGGGCTGATCCCTTGGGGCACGCTGGCGGCCAACCTGGTCGGCGGTTTTCTGATCGGCGTCTGCATCGCCGCCTTTGAAGCCATGCCCAACCTGGACCCGGTGTGGCGCCTGGCGCTGGTCACCGGCTTCCTGGGCGGGCTGACGACCTTCTCCTCGTTTTCAGCCGAGGTGGTGATCTTTTTGATGGACGAGCGCTACGGCCTGGCCGCGCTGACGGCCCTGGTGCATGTGACGGGCTCGCTGCTGATGACGGTGACCGGCCTCAAGATCACTATGATTTTGATAGCGAACTATGCACGCTGA
- a CDS encoding helix-turn-helix domain-containing protein — MSSVYPAPAYGGQDRLARIGQARQAVLYGEQLVGEATASVESWIERSWRRCLDGGHRPEQTPSFDMVPAAALRRTLEANHQLVRAARPVLQELGRTIADTRYFAILTNQAGVVVDTDGPIDRQDRRADLITRIGIDLSESQVGTTAIGAALAELQPVWLHRGEHFFDATSVYSCAGAPLFGPDGRCVGMLDLTGIEAAERPELKHLVSQSARSIENALMLWQPHALLIRLNWPGRTLGDDSDGLVCVDADGCVTGANPAARQMVSQLGQTDDRAGAPLHCSDLFAMPFEMLFDAARRQDPLQGGVLEAPLWSGLRLHALPQLPGHTGQPAPLQLPPAESSRRPLRELETALIRKAVDDARGNVVQAAKALGVSRATVYRRLGSGKRG, encoded by the coding sequence ATGAGCTCCGTCTACCCTGCCCCTGCCTACGGCGGGCAGGACCGGCTGGCACGCATAGGGCAGGCACGGCAGGCGGTTCTCTACGGCGAGCAGCTGGTTGGCGAGGCGACCGCATCGGTTGAAAGCTGGATCGAGCGCTCCTGGCGGCGCTGCCTGGACGGCGGCCACCGGCCCGAGCAAACGCCTTCTTTCGACATGGTGCCGGCTGCAGCGCTGCGCCGCACGCTGGAGGCGAATCACCAGCTGGTGCGCGCCGCGCGGCCTGTGCTGCAGGAGCTGGGCCGCACCATTGCCGACACGCGCTACTTCGCCATCCTGACCAACCAGGCCGGTGTCGTCGTCGATACGGACGGGCCCATAGACCGGCAAGACCGCCGCGCCGACCTGATCACGCGCATCGGCATCGACCTGTCGGAGTCGCAGGTGGGCACCACCGCCATCGGTGCCGCACTGGCCGAGTTGCAACCCGTTTGGCTGCACCGCGGTGAACATTTTTTTGACGCGACGTCGGTCTACAGCTGCGCCGGCGCGCCGCTGTTCGGCCCCGACGGGCGCTGCGTCGGCATGCTGGACCTGACGGGCATTGAAGCGGCCGAACGGCCCGAACTCAAACACCTGGTGAGCCAGTCAGCGCGCAGCATTGAAAACGCCCTGATGCTGTGGCAGCCGCACGCGCTGCTCATCCGCCTGAACTGGCCGGGCCGCACGCTGGGTGATGACAGCGACGGGCTGGTGTGTGTGGATGCCGACGGTTGCGTCACCGGCGCCAACCCCGCGGCGCGGCAAATGGTCTCGCAGCTGGGCCAGACTGACGACAGGGCCGGCGCGCCCTTGCATTGCAGCGACCTCTTTGCCATGCCGTTCGAGATGCTGTTTGACGCGGCGCGCCGGCAAGACCCGCTGCAAGGCGGCGTGCTGGAGGCGCCGCTGTGGAGCGGCCTGCGCCTGCACGCGCTGCCGCAGCTGCCCGGCCACACCGGCCAGCCGGCGCCGCTTCAGCTGCCGCCCGCAGAAAGCTCGCGCCGGCCGCTCCGGGAACTGGAAACCGCCCTGATCCGCAAGGCGGTCGACGACGCGCGGGGCAATGTGGTGCAGGCGGCGAAAGCGCTGGGCGTGAGCCGCGCCACGGTGTACCGCCGGCTGGGGTCGGGCAAGCGCGGCTGA
- a CDS encoding copper chaperone PCu(A)C, giving the protein MALSIASACLAAVAQTTPVKVEGAWARATVQGQKGTGAFMSLTAKDATQLVGVTSPVAGVAEVHEMKMEGDVMKMRALPLLDLPAGKKVDLKPGGYHVMLMDLKAPLAKDSTVPVTLLFKDARGVESKLELKLPVATTAPGAAAGSTGAAAEHKH; this is encoded by the coding sequence ATGGCGTTGTCGATTGCGTCGGCTTGCCTCGCCGCTGTAGCCCAAACCACGCCGGTCAAGGTCGAAGGCGCCTGGGCGCGCGCCACCGTGCAGGGGCAAAAAGGCACCGGCGCTTTCATGAGCCTGACGGCGAAAGACGCCACCCAACTGGTGGGCGTGACGTCGCCCGTGGCCGGCGTGGCCGAAGTGCATGAAATGAAGATGGAGGGCGACGTGATGAAGATGCGCGCCTTGCCCCTGCTGGATTTGCCCGCCGGCAAAAAGGTGGACCTCAAACCCGGCGGCTACCATGTCATGCTGATGGACCTGAAAGCGCCGCTGGCCAAGGACAGCACCGTTCCCGTGACCCTGCTGTTCAAGGACGCCAGGGGTGTTGAAAGCAAACTGGAGTTGAAGCTGCCGGTGGCCACCACTGCACCGGGCGCCGCCGCGGGCTCAACCGGTGCTGCGGCCGAGCACAAGCACTGA
- a CDS encoding YcnI family protein: MKPLNAIKTIAASARPYWAGALFIAASLPAAAHVTLEYQVANAGSYYKGSFKVGHGCGSSPVKQIVVTIPAGVQGAKPMPKAGWTLEVTREKLAQPRQDHGKTITEEVSRISWTAKTPADYLQNDWYDEFVLQARLPARAGMLYWPVLQVCEEGKVDWAEVPQPGQKLSELKSPAAALELMPAGGGGEHNH, translated from the coding sequence ATGAAACCCCTCAACGCTATTAAAACCATAGCTGCCAGTGCACGTCCTTATTGGGCTGGAGCCCTATTTATTGCTGCATCGCTACCGGCCGCCGCACACGTCACGCTGGAATACCAGGTGGCCAATGCAGGCAGCTATTACAAAGGCAGCTTCAAGGTCGGGCACGGCTGCGGCAGCTCGCCCGTCAAGCAGATCGTGGTGACCATCCCGGCCGGTGTGCAGGGCGCCAAGCCCATGCCCAAAGCCGGCTGGACGCTGGAGGTGACCCGCGAGAAGCTGGCCCAGCCGCGGCAGGACCACGGCAAAACCATCACCGAAGAGGTGTCACGCATCAGCTGGACGGCCAAAACACCGGCCGACTATTTGCAGAACGACTGGTACGACGAATTCGTGTTGCAGGCCAGGTTGCCCGCCAGGGCCGGCATGCTCTACTGGCCGGTCCTGCAGGTCTGTGAAGAAGGCAAGGTTGACTGGGCGGAAGTGCCCCAGCCGGGCCAAAAGCTGTCTGAGCTGAAAAGCCCGGCCGCCGCCCTGGAGCTGATGCCTGCCGGCGGCGGTGGCGAACACAACCATTGA